A stretch of DNA from Verrucomicrobiota bacterium:
GTATCTTCCCATGCATAGTTGAGGCGACTGGCTGGCTGCCCATCCGCTTCATACACCAGCGCAGGCTGATAAAACCAAGCACCTGGCGCACGCACGATATCGCGGTCTATAGTGCCAAACTCATCTTCAAAAGGGTTATGAGTTACTTGGTTAAATTCTGGATTCCACCACCAGAGCAACGCGTGACGAGGTGCATTTGGCCGAGGACGTCGGGCATCGATTTCACCCTTTTCAAAAGAAACCCGAAGATTTGCATTTTCGAAAGGTTTGTAGAGAGCAGCCACAGTCAAGCGATCATCATCCTCGAAGGAGAAACTTTGTCTCCATTCCTGGCGATCCATCAAAGCCGCTACCCGGATACTTAGTTTATCTTCAATCAGGACTCGTTCTACATCGAAATTTAGACGGTAACTATTGAAAGAGGCGACGGTTGCTTCCAATTTGGTTCGATCAACTAAGCTCGGAGTGATGACCGAATTATCAACAATACCACCAGGAGAACCCAAGCCAAACAAGATCGAGTTTGGGCCACGATTCACAGTAACACGATCCGTGTTGTAAGAGTCGAAGCTGATACTCGTCGGCATATAGTTGCGGGAATTATCCGCACTAGCCAATCCACGAACACGATTGTTGTTTTCCGGATTCCGATTAGCACCTTCCAAAACAATGGAGGAATTACTGGTGTTACCGCCAGAAAACGTACCGTCGATACCGGAGGTTTCAATGTTTCCGAGAAACGGGAGCAAGTTGGTTGCATCGGTCACATTCAAATCTTCCATAAACTCCCTGGTAGCTACCGTAATGGAGTTGGGAAGATCACCCAAGTTCGTTTTAATCCGAGTTCCAGCAAGGGTAGAGGTAGCTATGTAACCGACCTCTTCGCTGCTTTCGACAGTAAAAGGAGAGAGGTTGTACACTTCCTCCGCTTCATTTTCAACGGCAGTTTGTGCATTCAAGGAATGCGCAAAAGTCAGTGCAGTCGCTAATAGACCAACACCGGTTATTTGTATGTTTTTGTAGATCATCATTTCTTATTTGGTAATAATTTATCCAAGTCTGAAACCCGGACTAAGTACAACTCAACTGTATGAAAAGCGGTTGAGTTTTTGAGATTGTTATTTCTGAAAAAACAGTTGTGCAAAGTGCCCGACCGACGCCCTTGATCCTTGATAAGTTATCCACGGATAACGGAAAATATATTTGAGGATTTTCTAAGAAAACAGTCACGATTTTAAAAGAGAGTCTGATAAGATGGGTTGACAATGTGAATACAATCAAGTGTTTCAAGTAAATAATTGAACTGTTTTATAATAATTGGTATTCTATGATTATGCTCGAACGATTCGTCAATGAATAGGGAACAAAGTACATTTCAATCCTTTTTAATAAGCGGTTAAAATGGACCAAACTTAGACAAAAATGACGTGATACACGAAAGCTTATTGAACTGTTCTACTAATTAATCAACAAATTGCATACCCTGGTTTCACTGTTAACGTTTCCTAATCTCAACTAGAAAATGGCGAAAAAAAATAAACGCCCCACTATCTACGATCTTGCTGCGCTTGTCCAAGTTTCACCAGGAACAGTAAGCCGCGTACTGAACAACAAAGACCGGGTCAAAACTAGCACCCGTGCCCGCGTGCTCGAAGCAGCTAAAGAACTCGGCCTCAAACCCCAGTCGGCGGCAAGAAACACGCAAATCGCCATTGTAAATACGTCATCCGGAATTGCCTCCAAGGAATCACGTGGCTATATGTCTGAACTGACCATGGCTCTCTCCTTCGCCTTGGCAGAAAAACAAATAGGGGTTGTTGTTCCATCAAATCCCCTTGAGCAACTAAACGGATACTTTCTGGATGGAATTATTGCAGTCCTCTACGACAAGAAATCGTTGGACCGACTACATCAGATACAAAAGAATGTACCCATAGTATCCATGGATAACTTTTTCGCATCGGAGGAGGAGTATGTTGTTTATTCTGATCACTACGAATCAGGAAGAGTCGTAGCCCGGTATTTTATTGAAAAAGGCAAGAAGCGTTTAGCCTTCGCTGGAGGACCAGCCCAACCCGCGATGGAAAGAAAACGAGGCTTTGTCGACGAGATCCGGGAAGCCGGTCTGAAGGTGGAAGATCAACTCATCTGTCACTTCCCCAGCATTACCAACATGCATTCTGAAATTGCCAGAATCGTCCACGGTGGTGCGGACAGCCTCTTTGTCCCGGGATCAAGCCTGGAGGGCCTCAACGCACTTCACATTTTGCAATACATCATGGGAGTGAAAATACCAGAGGATATATCCTTCATTGGAGGAGAAAGCCCAGGTGTCTGCGAAAAACTTTGTCCACCTATAACCTCCTTCAAGGTCCCCCTTCAAAAGATGGCCGACAAAGCAGTCGACTTGATCATTCGCCTGATCAACGGAGAGACTATAGAGCAGAAAAAATATAGCTTCTCTGGCAAAATCATAGAGCGGGATTCCGTGCTGAACAGTCTTTAAAAAACCGGCATCTCCCAATCAGCGACCTTTTTGGCATTGTGCCAACTTCCTTCAGCATTGGGTGAGGCCTCGTCTTTAACCGGACCAATATCCTTATTCGATTTCAACCCACCCTTGGCAGCGATTTGCTCCCATCGAATTCTCATGGTCTCCACTTTTTTCGGATGCCTAGAAGCGAGGTCGTTCTGCTCCAAGCGATCCTCCGCGATATTGTAAAGCTCCCAGCGGTGCTGATAGAAACTAACTAACTTCCAGTCTCCGGCTCGCAGGGCCCGGCAGTTTGAAAACGCGAAGAACAGTTCATCGTGCCCAGTACGTTTGCCCCCTTTCAAGACCGGAACCAGAGATTTCCCTTGAATCGGATTAAGACCCTCCTTCTCAGGATACTCAGCACCGGCTACCTCGATACAAGTCGCCATCACATCGATCAAATGACTAAGCTCATTACTTAGGCCACCGGTATTCTTAATCTTACCCGGCCAATGCGCAATAAATGGACTCGAGATTCCGCCTTCATGTTGAGTTTGTTTGTAGTGCTTAAAAGGCGTATTTCCTACGGTCGCCCAACTGGCATCGTAGAGGTAATAAGAGCCGGCTTTCCAGGGTGGAATGTCAATATGATCGCTTCGCTCAAAAGGACAGGCGCCATTATCGGAGACCAGCATGATCAATGTGTTTTCATATTCACCCTTCTCTTTCAGATACTCAACCATGCGACCGATATTTTGGTCCACCTTGTCAACCATAGCGGCGAAGATCGCCATGCGGAAAGATTCAAACTGCCTTTGCTTATCGGTAAGCGAATCCCACGCTGGCACGTGTTCTGGCATCGGTGCCAACTCCAAGTCAGACGGAAAAAGCCCTAACAACTTCTGCTTTACCAGGCGCTCCTCTCTTAATACTTCCCAACCGGCATCGTAACGACCCATGTATTTTTCGATATCGTCCTTCGGAGCATGTAGCGGATAATGCGGAGCATTGAAGGCGATGTAATGAAAGAACGGCTTATCCTCCTTCAAAGCATTGTCTAGAAACTCGATTGCAAAATCCACATTGGCATCGGTAGTATAAAAATTATCGATCTTGTCGAAATCGTTCCAAACCTCCCCGTTTTTCCGGAAAGTGTCATCTCCGGCAAAGAAGTCGGTCGCCCCTGATAAGTGCCCCCAATACTGGTTGAAACCATAGTCCGTTGGCTGTTTATCCAGGTGCCATTTGCCGGTCATCGAAGTGTTATAACCCGCCGATCCCAATACCTGAGCAATGGTCACCGCATTGCGAAAATCACTTTCGCCGGCATAGCGACTGTATTGGCCGGATAACAAAGCCAGCCTGGATGAATGACATTTCGCTGTGTTATAAAACTGGGTAAGCCGCAGTCCATTACTGGCGAGCTTGTCGATATTGGGCGTCTGGATCTCGCTGCCGTAGCATCCGAAATCGGCATAACCCAAATCATCGACCATCATGAGTAGGATGTTGGGGCGGGAGTCCGCTGCGATCGACTGCGTGACCAACGCAAGCAGACAGGAAAAAACAGCAGAAAACTGTAGGAGCGGGTTTATCCCGCGATTGCTTTGTAGCCGAACGAAAGGATCGGGGCGTAAAGCCCCTCCTACAGCACAAAGAAAAGTGTGAATATATTTTTTCATAGGGTAATAAAAATTATCAATTTCCAGCGGCGCGGCCTGGCCAAACGGGAACCTCCTGGTTGGGCAACCAGACCGAAAGTCGGTTTTTCACATGACCCAGCTCAGGGTCTGACGCAAGGTTTGTCCACTCGTGTGGATCCTTGCTGTGGTCATAAAGTTCCTCATCGCCGTTCGCATAACGAATGTAGCGCCACCGATCACTTCGAACGGCATGGTTTCCGCGATCATGTGTTGTAATTGCCGGGACTCCCCAGTGGCGCTCCGGATTTTCAAACAAGGGAGTAATACTAACCCCTTCAACCGTGTCTGGAATGTTGAGCCCAGCCAATTCACACAGCGTTGGATAAACACTCATCAAATCCACCGGGGAACTGGAACGCGTTCCAGCCTTGGTCACGCCTGGCACCACCCAAATATAGGGCATCTGAGTAGGCTCTTCCCATAAGGCAAATTTGCGGAAGTGTTTTTTCTCACCCAAAGACCAACCATGGTCACCCCACAGAACTATGATAGTGTTGTCTGCGATCGGGCTTTTATCCAAAGCATCGAGCAATCGCCCCACATTTACATCTGTGTATGCACAGGTAGCCAGGTAGGATTGAATAGCCGCCTTCCAGCGACCGGACTCCTGAAATTTAGTATAGTCTCCACCAACTCCCGCCATCTTAACACCTGCAGGCGGAACATCGTCCAAGTCATTTTCCAGAAAAGGAGGCAGCTGAATATCCTCAAGCGGAAATGCCTCATAGTATTTCTTCGGCACCGCAAAGGGCAAATGAGGTTTGTGTAAACCGGCAGCAATAAATTTCGACTTATCACTCTTGGTATTCATCTGCGCTATACACCAATCTACAACATGCCAGTCGCTGATGTCCTCGTCTTTGATATCCATCACCAACGGCTCATGGTAGCCCTGATCCTTGGGAACATTCCCATTGTTACTGTAGGCGCTGCTGTCCATATACTCCGTCCACTCGGATTCAAAACGTTCGTCGCTGTGGTAAATCTTACCAGCACCAACGGTATGATAACCCGCATCCTTAAATCGCTGGGACAATCCCTGCCCTGCTTTGAAGATCTGCTGCCATTCGTCACCATTCCTATAAGCCCCAGTCGACCAGGGTCGCTGACCACTCATCAGAGCAGCTCGCGAAGGCTCACAAGCCGGCACGGCACAATAGGCGTTTTCAAAGCTAATCCCACGTGCGGCCAAGCGATCAATATTGGGAGTCATCGATTGGGGATGTCCTCCCAGGTGAGTCACCCAGACATTAAGATCGTCAATGGCGATAAAAAGAACGTTGGGCTTATCCGCCGCGTCTAAAGAAATATAGCAAAAGGCAACAGGCTGAAGGAGAAAGAGAAAGAGAAGTTTATGTTTCACAAATAAGGAGTCTCGAAATTAAGAAATTTTTCGCTATAATTCCAACGAAAATCCCAGGAAGCAAGATCGGGATTCTTTCGACCTAAAAATTGGTAACCATTTCTGAATGTAGGAGTAGCTGCTTCAGCTCTCCTACATTTTCCAAAAAGTATTCGGGATAGCCTGTCTTTAAAATAGACAAATCATCAAGGGCCAACTCAATAAGCCAAACCAATTTTTCAGGCTAAAACCTCGACCATAAAAACACAGCACAATCGGGGTTGACATGGGTTCAACCATTTC
This window harbors:
- a CDS encoding sulfatase; this encodes MSLDAADKPNVLFIAIDDLNVWVTHLGGHPQSMTPNIDRLAARGISFENAYCAVPACEPSRAALMSGQRPWSTGAYRNGDEWQQIFKAGQGLSQRFKDAGYHTVGAGKIYHSDERFESEWTEYMDSSAYSNNGNVPKDQGYHEPLVMDIKDEDISDWHVVDWCIAQMNTKSDKSKFIAAGLHKPHLPFAVPKKYYEAFPLEDIQLPPFLENDLDDVPPAGVKMAGVGGDYTKFQESGRWKAAIQSYLATCAYTDVNVGRLLDALDKSPIADNTIIVLWGDHGWSLGEKKHFRKFALWEEPTQMPYIWVVPGVTKAGTRSSSPVDLMSVYPTLCELAGLNIPDTVEGVSITPLFENPERHWGVPAITTHDRGNHAVRSDRWRYIRYANGDEELYDHSKDPHEWTNLASDPELGHVKNRLSVWLPNQEVPVWPGRAAGN
- a CDS encoding arylsulfatase; protein product: MKKYIHTFLCAVGGALRPDPFVRLQSNRGINPLLQFSAVFSCLLALVTQSIAADSRPNILLMMVDDLGYADFGCYGSEIQTPNIDKLASNGLRLTQFYNTAKCHSSRLALLSGQYSRYAGESDFRNAVTIAQVLGSAGYNTSMTGKWHLDKQPTDYGFNQYWGHLSGATDFFAGDDTFRKNGEVWNDFDKIDNFYTTDANVDFAIEFLDNALKEDKPFFHYIAFNAPHYPLHAPKDDIEKYMGRYDAGWEVLREERLVKQKLLGLFPSDLELAPMPEHVPAWDSLTDKQRQFESFRMAIFAAMVDKVDQNIGRMVEYLKEKGEYENTLIMLVSDNGACPFERSDHIDIPPWKAGSYYLYDASWATVGNTPFKHYKQTQHEGGISSPFIAHWPGKIKNTGGLSNELSHLIDVMATCIEVAGAEYPEKEGLNPIQGKSLVPVLKGGKRTGHDELFFAFSNCRALRAGDWKLVSFYQHRWELYNIAEDRLEQNDLASRHPKKVETMRIRWEQIAAKGGLKSNKDIGPVKDEASPNAEGSWHNAKKVADWEMPVF
- a CDS encoding LacI family DNA-binding transcriptional regulator; translated protein: MAKKNKRPTIYDLAALVQVSPGTVSRVLNNKDRVKTSTRARVLEAAKELGLKPQSAARNTQIAIVNTSSGIASKESRGYMSELTMALSFALAEKQIGVVVPSNPLEQLNGYFLDGIIAVLYDKKSLDRLHQIQKNVPIVSMDNFFASEEEYVVYSDHYESGRVVARYFIEKGKKRLAFAGGPAQPAMERKRGFVDEIREAGLKVEDQLICHFPSITNMHSEIARIVHGGADSLFVPGSSLEGLNALHILQYIMGVKIPEDISFIGGESPGVCEKLCPPITSFKVPLQKMADKAVDLIIRLINGETIEQKKYSFSGKIIERDSVLNSL